The genomic stretch TCCTTCGGGTAGAATCCCTTCATCCTGTCCCTAGACTTCCCCCTGCACGTTTAGGACCTCCACGTAAACAGGGGTGTGCCACTTGGGGAAGCCACAGATGGCCAAGGGCTGGGCATTATCCGAGAGCATGAAATCAGGGATCTGAGCATTTCCTCTGTGGCTCCGCCACCTGCAGCTGGACACCAGGGTTTCGAAGGAGACGATGCTTCAAACACCAACAATGACGGCTTTTTCCGTAGTAACTCGTGTAAGCCTCACAACATCCCTGTGTGAAGCTGTGACTATTATCCCAGatttacagaaggggaaactgagacagagagagtaCACTGCCCGATGTCACCTACCTAAAGTAGGAAACGTTGGGTTCAAGTGCAGGCCAACCAGTTCCAGGTTCATTCTTTGAACCGTGTTGTGCTGCTCAGCTTCTTGGTGGATCCTAATTGCAAGAAAATCAGATAATACAGAGGAACAGTCAGAATCGTCATCACCCATCATCCCACTCAGAGATCACAGAGTTCAAACCCTGCTGTGTGGCCTCTCAAACTTTTGTCAGTGATGTGTTGGGTGGCTTCTATGTGCCAAAACTTTTACTGAGCTTTTAATATCTGTTATaatttcacttaatcctcaaaagAACCTGTATGGTACAGCAGTAGGCTACACTTGTATATGTACTCATCAACGTGTgcagtctgtgtgtgtttgtgtgtgtgtacgagGAGGTGcgaggaaataaaataaacacagacaCACGGGATTTCGAAAACGTTTCCCTCAGGTTCTCGGAAAGCGTTTTTCAGTCTACATGAAATGACATCATCAGATGCTTAGTCTTTCCCAGTTTCTCAACACCCTCCCCAAATTTACCCCGACCCTCTCCCAGTTTCTTAAGGCAAGCAAATGTATGTCTTAGTAAAATGAGTAGATTTTCAGGTAGGGCTATCTCGGAGTCCCTTTCCCACGCTGGACAGGAGAGGATGAAAGGTAGAGACTCCTGCCTATGTGACCTATGTCTGAGGTTCTAGCCACACCCGTACGCATATTCAAGGTCATGAAAGCTGCCATTAAAACCCCAGGAAATTTAATGTGTAATAACTTCTCAATTTCTTGAACACTAACCTTGTTCCAGGTACTGCAAATGCCCACGAGTATTAACTCATGCAAGCATGTATCGAAGGTAGACACTGTCGTACCAGggctttatagatgagaaaaaggAAGCACAGACTGGTTTACCATCCCTCAGCAGTGAAGGGAAGAGCTGTGACTGGAACTCGGCTGTCTGGCTCTGGGGCTTACAGGTCTCACCACTGGTCTTCTACTTACTGGGTCCTCGCTTTCACCTCATGATTTTTCTGCAGCTTCTGCCAGTGAGTACACGGAAGCAGGTGGTGTGGGGCAGAGGGCTTCTGGTTTTCTTCTCCTCCACTCTTCTGCTTCTTGCACATGCATGGAGTTCTTCTGTTTATCGCCAAGTCATCTCCATGGGAAACTCAGTTTCTGATACAACTTCCACAGAGATTACGCCCTGAAAGTAGACTTCAGGGTCTCAGGGAGATGTCGGACTACGCAATTCAAATAGCATGCAAATACTTATTGCTTTCCTGCTGGGTACTAGGAACTGTCATAGGAACTTGGGGAGCACTGGTGAATAAAGAGACAATGTAGTTGCCCTCAtgatcttttctatgtctgtaacctgtttctgttttgtatataacttcatttgtatttttttttagattccaaacataagtgatatcatacagtatttgtccttctctgtctgacttgtcaCTAGGTACGATATTTTCTAAGTCCAACCCCTCAACTGaaaataacaatattttattctttttatggctgagtagtactccattgtgtgtgtgtgtgtgtgtgtgtgtgtgtgtgtgtatgacacaacttctttaaccagtcatctgtcgatgaacatttaggttgcttccctgtcttggctattgtaaattgtgctgctacgaatactggggtgcatgtatctttctgcaTTAGGGTTTTCTTTGATTGCCACTAAATTGGTGATAATTTATTACAGCAACCTTAGGTAATTAATATAACCTGATTGCACCATGGGAAAAAATCCCAGGGACTTGAAACAATGTTTTATTTCCCTTATTAAACTACAGGTCCATTGTGGGTTGGGAGCTCTCAACATCACTCAAGTACCCAGGCTGATGAACCGACCCCATCATGAGTGTGCGCATGTCTGTGGAACAGGGAAGTTGATCCTTAAAGGTTCTTGCAGTTAAATGCATAACCACAAAATATATCCATCACTGCTGCTCACCTCACCATGGTCGAAAGAAGTCTCATAGCCTCTCCCAATGCAAAGGTCCAGAAGTACAACCCACGAGGCCAGAAAGTGGACAGATGGAAATATCTGGTAAAGCATGACATTTGCAGAGAGGCACTCAAACCCACACTCTGTTGTGCCAttcaccctctctgtgcctcagattcctcatttgTATTGGGGTCTAACATTACAAGCTCCTTGTGTGAGTTACATGTGATGATAGTTGCACTCGGCTGAGTTGAAGGCCAGCTCATGGTGCCCTCAGTCAGTGAAAGCTGCTGTTGGTAAACATGCGAGAAACCCTACCTATCACATGAGGAGGAATGAATAACTGCTCTGTGTTTCCCTCCAGGAGTGGCGGCTCAGGAGCTGCAGGTGATTCAGCCTGAGACGTCAGTGTCGGTCGCGGCTGGAGAGACGGCCACTCTGCACTGCACCGTGACCTCACTGGTCCCTGTGGGGCCCATCAGGTGGTTCAGGGGCACAGGGCCAGGCCGGGAGTTCATCTATGACTTGAAGAAAAGCCACTCCTCCCGAGTAACAAATGCTTCAGACTTCACAAGGAGAGACAACCCGGACTTTTCCATCCGCATCAGTAACATCACCCCGGCAGACGCCGGTGCCTACTACTGTGTGAAGTTCCAGAGAGGATTACCTGGTGACACGGAGTATAAGTCTGGACCAGGCACTCGGCTCACTGTGAGTGGTGAGTACACGTGGGCCCCTCGTCCCCTGCCCTGTGACAACAAATCAACAAAATGCCCTCCTGTCTTTGAGCAAAACTAAGAATCAGGTGCAGCAGTGGGCGCTTTATCATGATTGGGTCGTGATCTGATTTCCCTCCTGTCTACAGATCAGGGAAGTTGAGGCCTGGAGAGGTCATGCTGTTTGCTCAAGGCCCCATGTCTGGTAATTAGTATGGAAAGTCTGGAAGCCCAGGCTACCTGGCTCAACAGCCCTTGTGTTTTAAATCACATCCAGCCATTTGATTATAAGCTCAAGGGAGGTAAAGCCTGAGTGACTCGCCCGTCACAGGCCAGACCTCACCTCTTGCCTCCAGAGAGTGCTCCCCTCAGTGTGGCCGAGTCTtcactttattcagcatttactgagcacctgctgtatgccTGGCCCTGCTCCAGATGCCGTGGAAgcagcagtgaacaaagcagacaagGGCTCTTCTCCCATGAAGCTTGTGTTCTCTTCCCTTCCAATGCGGAGAGTCCATCCCGGCCAGGGAATTGTCGAGGGCTGGGGGCAGAATGTAGAATGTGTTACTTTACTTCTCCTTCAGACACATCACACTGAGAAGAAACTGCTAGAAGCAGACATTCAGTGTTAACTCTGACAGCCGGGTTTGGAGGAGATGCCCCGAGGTTGGGTGTTTCCTGGGAAGAACTGTCACAAAACCCTCATGTGATTCAGGGATCAACTCATAGTCACTGAAGGCTCCAAGCAGAGCTGTCACATCTCAGAATGTCCCGCACCCAGGGAAGAGGTTCCCCAAGTCGGTGTCTTAGTTGCTGCCCCATCGAGGTAGAAAATGTGATCCTTTATGGTTTTCTGCCAAGGCCCAGGATCCTCATTCTAACTGCAGAACACTGGACTGTCAGTGCAGGAAGGATTCATAGACACCAACTGCCTCACCCCCGACCTACACATGGGGACCCTGAGGCCAAGAGGTGACAGGGACCTAGACCACACTCACAAGGCCAGTGAGTGATGGGATCGTTACAGAACCCAGCTGATTCAGTCCAGGCTCCTCCTGCACCACCATTGGACATTGGTTCCTTGGaagacagagcctggcacatagtaggtgctgaaTAAAAAACTCCTTGGATTAAACCATTGAACAGGTTCTCAGCTTTCCTAGGATTGAAATGCTCCTTGCATTCAGACCCTGAGTCCCCAGGTGACTGGCAACCTCTGCCTAATTTCAGCCACATGATCCCAAGTCACTCATTCCATATCAGCACCTAGAGCTGCCCAGGGTCTCAGCAGCTACAAAACAGCACATGGTATGCACAGAGCGTCTTTCCCTCTGCAGTCTTCTGCTCAAGGGTACCAAGTTGTCCCCAACCTTGGGCTATTAAGACAGCACTTCAGTCGATACCGCTGTCCATGCCTCACTCTCGTCAAAGAGGAAATTCCCACTGCAAGTGTCACTGCTACATCAGAGAGTATGTGTATTTTGATTTGTGAAGATAGTGCCAAATTTCCCTCCGAGCTGAGGCTGCAAGCAAATATCCCCACAAGCCTTGGACACAGGAGGGAAGGTTGATCCTGGCTTTGCGGGTGTCACTAACGTTCCCAGGTGGTGCCTCCCCTGCTCAGCCAATCACAGGTGGGAACTGGCTCCAACCCCACTCAGACCTGCTGCCTCCCAGGAGACCGTCATCCTCTTCCCCAAGCACCTGCCCAGATGATTCCCTGGATgagaaaggagggaggcaggagggggtgaGGGGGTAGCAGCCTGTCAGATGCTGAATCTTCCTCCTGGCAGTTACTGCCTATAGGCAGTGCTCTGAGGGAGGGGCCATCTGTGcccctgaggctctgagaggggaCCTGGCGGGTGAGCAGGTAAGGGGGCCAAGGTGGAACCGCAAGCAGCCTGACTCACACCCAGCTCTCTGCACACCCCACTGTGCTTGTCAAAGTGGGGAGAAAGCTCCGACAGTTTCCGTTTAAAATCTTGTGCTGTTTTGTTCTTCAGCAAtaagtattaaaaacaaaaatcctctGTGGCTGCCAGGCTAGCTTTATAAGTGGGAATAGACAGATGCAGTGTCTCCTGATGTCCTGAATCTGCTCCTATGAGGCAGGGCTCAGCGCACTTAGAAGCCCCAGGAGTCCTTTTCTCCCTGTTGCTGTGATGTCGCCCCTTCACTGACCGGCCTGCGGGAGCAGCTCCGGGAAGGGGagcaaggaaagagaagaggggcCCCTGCATCCCAGCAGCACCGGGCACGCCCACTCCTGGCCCCGCAgactgaggagggggagggggaggtagttCCTAGGAGATGCTGGGGGCCCCGCATGGACAGAGTTCATGTTCTAGACTCAGGTGTCAGGAGCCCGTGTCTCCCCCTTCTTGCTACGGGgtccccaggcctgggccctcGGAGGGCACTCCTCCCTGGTCTCGCTTGAAGTCAAGAATCtcagagggaaaaggggagggtgGTGGTCAGTGTGGGGGCCCCTGAAGGTGCACGCCTGCTCTGTTGTTGGACATGAAACCTCAGGGGCCAAGGGAATTCCTTCTGGGATATGGTTGTGGGGCTGAAGAGACTTTTatttctctcagcctcagttttatcatttcTAAAATGGTGATAATCATGGATTCTTTCTAGCAGGGTTAGAAGGATTTCAGACTGTATGTCTAAACCACCAGCACAGAGTAGCCCCCCCAAATGGAGGTGTTGTTTCAAGGCTGTGTCTCACTTCCCTTTGCAGGGCTTACCAGCCTGCAGAAGGATGACAATCACCCCAACTTTGCAGGATGTCCTGAGGGTGCGATGAGCCTGGTGACAGAGCAGCCCCTCAGTGAGCCATGGCGTTGTTCCTCCAGGCTGTGGTCTGCGCAAGTCTCAGTTCCCGCtagtcctcagtttccccacctgtgatCTCGGCTGCCTTTCAGGGTCTGTGGTGACTGGAGAGGTTTAGAAACCCTTAGATGGGGTGGGCTAGGGTGTCACTGAGCCTCAGGACACAGTGATTTAGAGCCTGGGCCAAGCCCTGCTGCCTGGGctcccatcccagctctgccagatcCTGGCTCTGGGACCTCGGTCGCGTCCCTCTCCACACTGGGGCTCGGGGTCCTGGTCCATCCCTGTCAGCACCGCCCTCCCAGAGCCACTGCAGGGACTGAATGAGGGAACCATGTACAGAGCTTAGAGCAGAGCCCGGAACAGTGTACGTGTTCCATCACTGTTAGCTGTGATGTGCCGAAGCCGGAGGCCTCGGGCGGCTCACTCCCTCCAGGATTGAGCATaactggggttggggtggagctGGCTGCTTTCCACCTTGGCTGcccatcagaatcacctaggtAACGCTGACAAGATCCCCAGCCCCCGTCCCCACCCAAGAAACCCTGGTTTAATTGGAGACACGTGGGCCCGGGCAGCTGACTGATTAACGCCTGCAGGGGATGCTGCCCACAGCCCTGGCGGACAAGCCCTGAGCTCCGTGTTCTCTGAGGTCACAGATGGAGCTGGGGTTTTTTGCCCAGACAGAGGTCACTCCTCCTTGGTGCTGGAGCTGCGAGAACAGCTTTTCAGGGACGTTGCAGAATAGCCTATGACGGTGACAGTTCTTCAGAGGCCAAGAAAGGAAGCTTCAACAGAGGCGGAGGGACACCTCCTCCCATGGAGCTCACCTGGGGTGAAGGGCTTCCTATGGACTCAGAAGACTCTGTTCAGCCCTGAGCTTTGTTGCTGGGGAAGACTTCCCATCTTTAAAGAGGGGCTGGGATCCCCTCAAACACTCCCTGCTCAGCACAGAGCCCGCCAGCCTCAACACACCAACATGACACGATGcaatctctcctccctcctttcaaAATGCTTCCAGCTTTCTGTAAAGAGCTGGTCTGCGGGGGAATGCCTGCGACATCATATATTTTGAAAGCCAATTTCCCCAATTTGTTTCCTGAAGGGATtataaaaaagaggaagagaattaTACTGTGGTGGTtctatggctgctttttcattagGGTTTTTCATGCCAGATGCACGGAGCAGGATTtgagactttttgtttgtttgttttttcctgttgTGCTTGTGTTCTGCCTTCTCACTGCCTGAAGAATAAACAGGCAGTTTCAGAACTAGGAATGACCAGACCTTGTGACAACACTCACAGGTCTTGGTGCTTAAGCACCCACTGTGCACCAGGCTCTGTGTTTTAAGTACATCCCCCCTTGTCTGACCAGGGTGGGGCTGTCACACACATTGCAGGGAAACagagactgagactcagaggtAATCAGAGACACTAATCAATTAGCCTTGGTGCGGTGGGATGAGCTCCAACCTTTCCTTGCTGGGTGCCCTTGGCCAGCTGTGTCTACCCAGAGCCTCATCCGATAAATGTGACCCCATTCGGACCCACATTTCATGGCTTGTGAGGAGAAATGAAGAACTTAGGATCCTGGAGGGATCAGCCCATCATCAGGCTGTGAAAACACTCTCCGTCAGTGGTAACCAATCACAGCTTCTCTTCCCTTTGGGGCATCCAGGATGCTGGTATTTCTATAACTTGACATACTCAACTTACATCTCCTTATGATGTCCCCAAATATCTCTGAATTTTAGGAAGCAAGTTAAATATTTACAAGTGCAAATATTTGTAATGTTTACTGTCTGCCAACGTTTACAGGAGGTGTTGAGTAATACTGAATAATTTGGAGAAACCCTATGACCTTCTACAGGGAGAAACCTTGTCTTTTCATTCGCTAATTTGTGTGTTTTCAGGACACAGGAGCTGCTTCTGCCTGCTTCATGggcctgtgtctgtgtctcttctgACTTAATAACAATTAAGAAATTAACCACCTCTGCTTTCTCAGCTCTCAGTGACCTTTGCTTTCAACTCAAAAGTGACCCAAGAGAAGAACCTAGATTCAGAAAAACATCCCTTCGCCCTTCTTCCTTTGAAATTCAGCGATTGGCACGTTAGTCCTACAGGAATATTTGTGGAGAGAATGAAATCTATCTAGTAAATTATCACATATATTTGAAGGGAGAGCTCTGGATGTAAATACAGTCTGGGTTACACAGAGATCTGTGTTTAGTTTTGTCAAAGCATTTTACTCAAAGCAAGGATGCTTCCAATGCCTGACTGAACCCTCACTGCAACCCTGGGAAGGATAAGGCCTGCAGTcccctttcacagatgaggagctgGGGGGGGCCCCGGCCACTGCTCTCATCTGCTGCCCAGGCTGATTCAGCACCCATGGTGGTCCCGCTCCACCCCTGCTTCCCCTGCACCTACTTCTGTAAATGCTTTCCTTACTGTAGTTAGTTCCCCAGGGGAGCCCAGCTAGGAAGAGTTTTAATAGGAGAGTGACAGCCATCAGTTTTTTTGGTTCCTGCACCCAGATCAGTGGGAATTCACCTGAGGGAGGAAAGAATGTGGACTTTGATCTCAGGCCTGGAAACCATGTTGGTCCCACCCCAGACTCAGAGCTCACCTCTAGGAACCTGTGCGTCTCCTCCTAAGATGAGAATAAAGACACTGCCCTCTGAGGCCTAATagaaggattaaaaaataatggtAAATGATCTTAGTGGGGACCttgtagcttagtggtagagcgcatgcttagcatgcatgaggtcctgggttcaatcctcagtaaactaaagaaaaaagatgggaaaaaaaaaaaaagaaattaaataaacctgattatcaCCCCCTGCAACAAAATTGAATtgaaataaagttgaaaacaaaatcttaaaaaaaatgtgaacGTTCTTAACTGCGTCACAAGCTTATCATTAGTGATGATAATGACAATTATGTTCATTGTTGTAAATGCTCCTTTTGTAGCCAAACCCTCTCCTCCCGTGGTATCAGGCCCCGCCTCGAGGGCCTCACCTGAGCAGACAGTGAGCTTCACCTGCAGATCCCACGGCTTCTCCCCCAGAAACATCTCCCTGAAATGGTTCAAAAACGGGAATGAGATCGCAGCCTCCAAGACCAGCATGGACCCAGAGGGAGACAGCGTTTCCTACAGCGTCTCCAGCACAGCCAAGGTGGTGCTGGCCCCGGGGGATGTTCGCTCCCAGGTCATCTGCGAGGTGGCCCACGTCACCCTGCAGGGGGGCCCTCCTCTCCGTGGGACTGCCAACTTGTCTGAGACCATCCGAGGTAGATGCCCCTCACACCAGCCCGAGCCCACACCTGCCCCCAagccccacctgctcctccccctGCTTTTGGCTCCAGGCCTTGAATTGCCTGGAGTAGATTTCCTGACAGTCCTTCCCGACCACCACGCACCTCCATGTGCTGGTCACTCACTACTGATTTAATGGCAGCTGCCAGGTGACACCTGCcacgtgccaagcactgtgctcagCAGTTTCCTTTACTTACAACAGCATCTCCAactactgagcacctactctaaGCCAAGGCCCTAAGTGCCTCGGGATTTCACTTACTTGGCTGCAGTTATTATATTCCAACTGCATGCCAGTTGCTTACTGATTCCCCACATTATAACCCTAACAGGACCAACCAGtccttgagcacctgctgtgtgccctgCAAGGTGCTTAGGATCTCACTGATATGCAAATTGCACGCTGAGTTTTTGAGCACCTGCTGCATGCCTGGCTCTGTCCTCAGGGACCTCCTTGCAGGGCTGGGAGCTGCTCTCCAGCCCCTGTCCTGTGACCTCTCTGTTCCACAAGGTCAGAGCTCCTGCCCTGTGCTGTTTCAGTTCCGCCCACCGTGGAGGTCACCCAACAGCCCACGGCAGGGACCCAAGTGAACGTCACCTGCCAGGCGAAGCAGTTCTACCCCCGAGACCTCCAGCTGAGCTGGGTGGAGAATGGAAACGTGTCCCGGATAGAAACAGCGTCGACCATCACGGAGAACAAGGACGGGACCTTTAACCGGACGAGCTGGCTCCTGGTGAACTCGTCCGCCCACAGGGGGAAGATGCTGGCCTGCAGGGTGGAGCATGATGGGCAGCCGGCGGTCAGCGCCTACCTCACCCTGGAGGCCTATGCTCCCCAGAGGGACCAGGGCACACATGAACACCCTGGTGAGCTTCCATTAACCTGaaagggcttttaaaattttatctttttaagttgttaaagTAGTCATTCTTCCTCGGTATAGAATAGTCTAGAAGTCTATAAATGTACAGTAGAATTTTGAGGTGACTTCCCCCACTCAAATCCCATACTCCAAGAGTCACTACTGGGAAGAgtttggtactttttttttttttacatcatttCACATCAATatacttgaaagaaagaaaggaagaagggagatgaTTCTGTCCATAATatcctgtctcttcctctcttcaaGAAACAGTAACTCTGTTCATCCTTCCCTGTCCACTcgcctccctcttccttctttctaacCTCTGCCTAGTCTCCCTTCCATCCTAGATGTTCCCATCCATCAGTAACACCACCCCAAGCGATGTCTCAGCCACAACTTGTCTGAGACGATCAGGGTAGatgcccctcacccccagccctaGCCCACATCCATCCGCCTTCCTGGCCCCAGCCTGCTCCTCCTGGAAGAGGTCACAGTTGAACTGGGATTTGCAGGTAGTCAACATGCACTGAGCGACTGTGGTCATTGCTGGTCCACTGTCACAAATCAGGGGACAAAGAAAGCCCTATGAAATTCTGGACAGGGAGCCCTGAGGATGCAGAGTTTCAGTCTGGTCCAGGCACCCAGGTGGCCGTGAGTGGTCACCGCATGGGCTTCCTTTATCCCCTGACCTGTGACAGTGGATCAGCAACGATCACCACTGCTCAGTGCACATGTACTAAATGCAAATCTCGCTTCAGTTATGATCCCCTTTCCTGTTCTAGCCACCCGCTGGATTTGCAGTTTACCAAAGGGACTCAGATAGCACTGGTAGGATGCTGTTGAAGATGTCTTGCCAGGTAATTGGGCTAGACTGATGAGCGCAAACTGAGTCCCTGACGACAGGAACCACCAGCATGTACAACAGATACGTGCTAAGTAGAGGCACGTTCCCCTTTAGCTGGACATTGTCCCGAGGACATACGGAGTCCCCCTTTCTATGCACAATATGTGTCTTATTTCTCTCTCGTGTCACATCATGAGGTAGTCCATCAGATTTCCAAGAGATTTACTCCAGATGACCTTGCAACAGCCCATGTTCCTTCCAACATGCCCTATGGCGTTGTCCTCATTAGCTAGGTCAATGCTCGGTCAACAAGAGTCCGTGTCCCTGCCTGCTGGAAGAATAAAGTTtaagaaggaaaagacaaacaccTTCCATCTAAcaatagatgcagagaatttgCATAGTTGTGTCCACTCATAACTGAGTCTTGTGTGCACATCCAGGTGCCTATGGAGTCCACAGGTGTGTAGTCAGATGATTGAGAACATTGATTTTGCACAGAACCTATGCCGTGACTCACAGAAAAATCAACCATAATTCCCCAATATCATCTAAACCGGAGTAGAAattcaaattttccaaaatttcttctATCATTGCTTTTTGTGCACCACAGTTGTTTTTAACTCATCTGTAAATGCTTGGTAGAGTTCTCCTGTGACACCATCTGGGCctcaacaatcttttttttttttcaatgaatttgAATTGTCTAGGActattcagattatttatttcttattgtgtGAACTGCAGTAGGCTGTCCTTTTTGAGGTATTTGCTCCATTGtctctaagttgtcaaatttctCTCTCTACCGCTGTTCACAGTATTTCCTTACTACCCTTCTGGTGTCTGTGGCGTCCGCAGTGATGTCCTGTTTCATTCCTGGTGTTGAAAAGGTGTCattactcttttttctttctcattggtATTAGAAGTCTTTCCATTTTAATggtcttttaaaagaaattaatccTTGTTTCAGTGATGGTCTATTATTTTTCTGCttccaatttcattgatttttttctttcttatttccttctctgtgcttcctttGGCTTTATTTTGCTCTTCCTATCTCATTTTTGTGCAGGGATTTAGATTATTGATTTAGACTTTGTCTTTTTTCTAGTAtcaggcctgggtctcctcctGTGCCTGGCGACTTAGGAGAGGGACCTGGGTGCCTGGCCACGGTGTTCTTCCTCCTGTGCTCGGGCCTCTAGCCAGTTTGCTGCCTCTTCTGCCCTAGACTCTGCCGATGTTGGTCCCTTGTGTGATTTCTAGGGTTCAACTTGTACTGAACAGGGAGAGCAGGAGAGATGAGTCCACACCGTCCTGTCTGGAGGGTCCTGGATTTGCTTTTAAATCTTCCATCTCCTGCTGGGGCTCCACCAGGGCTGTTACTCCAGTGTGCTGCAGTGTTCCTGATCCAGCCTGCCTGCTAGCGTAGTGAGGCTGGAAGTGGCTTTCAGGTCAACCGTGTTAACAGGCTAAAGGGAAGTGTCAGATGCCTTTGTG from Vicugna pacos chromosome 19, VicPac4, whole genome shotgun sequence encodes the following:
- the LOC116278113 gene encoding signal-regulatory protein beta-1-like, translating into MPTPASWPRPPPPCLLLALLLGLTGVAAQELQVIQPETSVSVAAGETATLHCTVTSLVPVGPIRWFRGTGPGREFIYDLKKSHSSRVTNASDFTRRDNPDFSIRISNITPADAGAYYCVKFQRGLPGDTEYKSGPGTRLTVSAKPSPPVVSGPASRASPEQTVSFTCRSHGFSPRNISLKWFKNGNEIAASKTSMDPEGDSVSYSVSSTAKVVLAPGDVRSQVICEVAHVTLQGGPPLRGTANLSETIRVPPTVEVTQQPTAGTQVNVTCQAKQFYPRDLQLSWVENGNVSRIETASTITENKDGTFNRTSWLLVNSSAHRGKMLACRVEHDGQPAVSAYLTLEAYAPQRDQGTHEHPGPELTSPLLVVLLLSHKVLLVLGVSVIFVHRKRCI